The Sulfolobus islandicus Y.N.15.51 sequence ATTGATGAGCTTAACATCTTAGAAAATTGAATTAGTCCATAAAGCAAGGATGCGGATAAATAATAAATATTAATAAAAAATACAGTACTACTCGAGATGAAAAGATACCTCATATTATTTTTAGTTTTAACAAGTATAATATTTATACCAATAACTTACTCTTCTAACCAATTTAGTTTTCTAAATATTGGAAATACAATTAGCTATAACATTTATGAAACATCATCTAGACTTGGAACTTACTTAACCTTTAATATAAGTATGAACCTAGTTTGGAATGGAACTGTCTTTGTGATAAATGGTAAATCAGTAAATAAAGTGTTTCCCGCAATAAATACAAACAATTTAACAATAGAGAACATAAGTGGTTCGTATCCATATCCTCTGAGTGTATGGATTAACACTGCAGCTGCTGGCACTCCTAGCGGATTTCTAGAAACCGGCAAAGAATTCACTACTTATAATGGCATTCCTGCTGTGGAATTCCTAGACTATAATAACTATACCTACATTTCCCTACAATATATGATACCTCTAAAGTCATACTACAGTATAAATATAGACCCTGCTTCAAATTTAACATATAGCGCTACCGCCACGTTGACAAAAGGTGACTTAAACTTCTACACTGGACCGTATAACTTGTATAACGTTTCATTCAATTATTTATACCAAAACTACACCGTAAATCTGTTCTTACTGGTAGCGTCATCAAATGCAGAGATTAATCTCTTGAATTACTCTAATCATGTAGCGTTGAATATAACTGGTTTAAAGTTTATAAGTCTGTTAGTACCCATAACTACATTCCATGACTTACTTGGAGTATCTAAGTTTATCTATAATGGAAGCCCTTACATCATTATATTAACATCAACGGGATCAACGGGAAGTGCGTATTATTACAATACATCTGTGCCAATAATCGGAAGCTATATACCTGGAACAAATTACTACATGATATCTATACCGTATTCTGGAAATATAGTAATTATATTTGGTAATTACTACTCAAATTATGTTAATGGAAGTATTAACATAAAAAATAATGATGTTGGTCATGGGTTCTCCCTACTCTACGCATTATCTGCAGTTATAGTAGTTGCAGTTGTAATTACAGCTACTTATATGTTAAGAAAGAAGTAACTTGGGGATATCGTAGGGGGTATTAGCTATTGGAATTCCAGCTTCTTTAAATGCCCTTATTTTACTCTCGAATGTACCCATACCCATATAAACTACTGCTCCTGCATGTCCCATCCTTTTCTCCCTAGGTGCAGTCATTCCTGCTATGTAAGCTATAATTGGTTTCTTAATTTCTCCCCTCTTATACGCCTCTGCTAATCTCTCCTCCATGGTACCACCTATTTCTCCTATTACAACAATTTTTTCCGTCTCTGGATCTTGATCAAACATCTTTGCAACTTCTAAAGTACTCGTACCTATTATTGGATCCCCTCCTATACCTATAACAGTAGATTGGCCCATACCAGAGTTCTTAAGTAATTCTGAAACCTCATATGTTAGTGTACCAGATCTAGACACTATTCCTATTTTACCCTTCTTAAATGCTCTGGCTGGAAGTATTCCAACTAGACTTTCCTCTGGAGCTATTATTCCGGGACAATTGGGTCCTATTATTCTAGCTCCCCTAGCTCTGGCATACTTTATAGCTCTAGCCATGTCCAAAACCGGTATGTGCTCGGTTATAGTTACAATTAATTTTATTCCTGCATCAACTGCCTCATATATGGCATCCACTGCGTATCTGGCTGGAACGAAAATTATTGAAGCATCTGCCTCATGTTCTTTCATTGCATCCTTTACCGTGTCGTAAACTGGAACACTGTTAACTTGAGTTCCTCCCTTACCCGGAGTAACACCAGCAACTATTTTTGTACCGTATTTTAGCATTTGCTGTGTATGGAAGCTCCCTTCTCTTCCGGTTATTCCTTGGACAATTACCCTAGTATTCTTATTTATGAGCGTACTGCATCACCTATCATTTTTAATACATCATCATATACGTTTACACCGTTCTCTCTTAATATTTTCTTCCCTAATTCCTCGTTAGTTCCTAATAATCTAACAAATATTGGCTTCTTCACCTCCTTTAGCGCATCAATTATACCTAACGCTACCTCATCACATCTAGTAATTCCACCGTAAATATTTATAACAATCTTTTTGACTCTAGGATTGCTACCCACTTTGAGAACACTTTCTTTAACATGTTCCCTATTAGCTCCTCCACCAACATCCAAGAAATTTGCTGGATTTCCGCCATTTAATTTAACTAGATCCATTGAAGCCATGGTTAATCCTGCACCATTGCCTATTATTCCTATATCTCCCTCTAGTTCCACATAACTATCACGAACTTCTTGCCTCCCTAACTCCTTTAACAAATCCTCATGTCTATATAACGCGTTATCCTCTAAAATCACTTTAGAGTCTAAAGCTAATATTCTACCATCATTAGTCAATGCTAATGGGTTTATCTCAACTAGTTCAGCGTCGTAATCTACAAATAATTTATATAAACCTTGTATTATTTGTCCTAATCCCTTAACTCCTAGATACTTCTCAGCCTCAACAATATCATAACTCCTAACTCCCCTCTCTAGTGGTATTATCATCTTCTTAACGTCCTTAGCTTGTTCAACATCAATGCCTCCTTCTCTTGATAAAACTAACATTGGTTCCGCAGTTTCCCTATCTAACAATACTGAAGCGTAAATCTCCTTCTCGTGAGGAACAAATTCCTCTACTAAGAATTTCTCGACTCCTAGTTTTTTCAGTTCTAAAATAGTATTATAAATGTCTTCAGTTACTCTTACTAATCCTCTTTTACCTCTAGCGCCTTCCAATAGTTGAGATTTCACTACAGCTTTTCCTTGCCATCTTATTGGTTCAGAAGTTACAACACCATTAGGCACTGGTATCCCTACACGCTTAAAAAGACTCTTTCCCTCATATTCATATAATTTCATACCACATACTTATCACATAAAAATTTAAACATTACTATGCATTACTTAAATTTAGTAAAAGTATTTAAAGAGGCCTATTTTGTATCACGAGGAATTTTCTCTATAATATTTACATACTTTCTTCAAAATACAGTCTTTACATTTGGGATTTTCAATGAAACAAAATGCTCTACCTACAGTGACTATTCCAGCGTGTAGTAATTTGTATTCGTAGACGTTTCGCTCTAAATTCTCCTCTACTAGTCTTTTAACCTCATTCTTTTTCTTTATACTAATTCCTAATACTCTAGATAATACTCTCTTACCGTACTCTGATGGTGGAAAGTTTGGTTTGTGACCTGCGAAAAGCAAGATTGAGTCAGCTGTTTCTTCGCCTATACCATCAATGCTTAAAAGTAAATTTCTATTATAAAATTTCTCAACACTACCTAGATTTATTATGATTTTAGATAAATTAATTAACCTCTTAACCTTAGTCTTATAGAAGTTAATTCCTTTCAATACATCATATAATTCTTGTTCAGTAGTATTGCATAATTTATAAAAATCAGTCAAACCTTTACTCCTCATCTCCTCTACTTTGCTCTTTACAATTTCCCATCTTGACATTTGAACCAATATTGCTGAAATAATTATTTCTTCTGCACTTTTTAGTCCGTCCCACCATTCATAAGAAGTTTCGGACGAAACTATCCAACCTTTTTCCTTCAATATGCTTTTATTATTTTCAAATATTTTCAGCAATGTGTCAAGTATTTTACGAACCATTATAGTTCACTTAATACATGTTTAACCAGATTTGGAGTACCTGTATCAAAAACGTTAGGCTCATTAGCGTTTTCTATAGCTTCTAATAAAACGTTATAATCGCTCCACGTTATTGGATCACTTAAAAACGTAGCTCCCAATATCTCAGCATACTTCTTGGCATCACTTAACGTAGTTGCACTCTTCCAATCGTTGTTGTAAACCATTATTACCGGCTTCCTATACATTACTACTGCCTCCATGGCAGTTTTACCTTGATGCGTTATTACCAAAGATGCATTAGCAATCCACTTTTCTAAATCTGGATCAAAACTAAACGTAGTAACATTTTGATTACGATAAATTGTGGGATCTATTTTCCCCGTCTGTATGACAATCCTCTTCCCTATAACGGATTTCACTATTGCGTCAAATAACCTCTTAAAACCCATGCTACCAGTTGTAACTAATATGTAGCCTTCATCCTTACTCTCATACTTAGGCTTTTCAACAATGGGTCCCACGACAATACCCTTCTTTTCATAAAGTTTCCTTTGCTCTTGCCAATGAAGAAATACACCCTTTGCGTAATTTGATATTATGCCTATCGCCTTTCCCTTGGTGATAAGTCTATCTTGACTTTCGATACCGTAAACCTTCCCACCTTTTAAGAATTGAAAAAAGGAAGGAAATATGGAGTGATTGCTCCCGGTGGCTATGATTAAATCGTATTTCTTAATACTGGCGCTCTTTACTATTATAGAGAATAATCTCTTAAATAATACTAGACTACTTTCGTCTGGTTCTCTTCCTTTAGGTATCTCGTAGATTTTATTTGCATATTGCGATATCATTTGTCTACTATAAGGGTCATTTGTTGGTATCACGAAATCTACTTTTTCGGGTAAATATTGGGCAATAGCCCTGGCGAAGCCTGTATGACCACCACCACTGGCTATTATTAAGATTCTTGTCACAATACTCTTTGTAACAGCTAAAGATTTAAGTTAAATGACATAGCGATATTTATGGAAAGTTATAAGCCAGTGTGGCTAAAGGGTGCGGTAATTTTAGCCATAAACCTAATAGATAAGGGATATAAGCCAGTTGCTGTTGGCCTAGGTGAAAGGGATTTCTACATTGATGTGAAATCAGACACTAGCATTACCTTAGATGAGGTAAAGAAGGCAATCAATGAGAACGTTCTAGCTAATGTATCCATTGAGAATAATCAGATAGTGTATAAAGGAAACAAGGTTTCAATAATAGAGGATAAGGTTTCAATTTCGACCAATTTAAATCCTAAGTATTTTGAAATTTTAAATATCTCAACTCATCATCCAAATCCCAATGAACAATACGTCAGAATTAGGGGTGTGGCTTTCGAGACTGAAGAACAGTTAAAGGATTACCTTTCTTGGCTAGAAAAGGCTGAAGAGACTGACCATAGGCTGATTGGAGAAAAGTTAGACTTATTTAGCTTTCATGAGGAAGCTGGATCAGGATTAGTACTATTTCATCCTAAGGGACAAACGATAAGAAATGAACTCATTGCGTTTATGAGAGAGATAAATGATAGCATGGGGTATCAAGAAGTTTATACTAGCCACGTTTTCAAGACTGATATATGGAAAATATCCGGTCATTATACCTTGTATAGGGATAAACTAATTGTCTTTAACATGGAAGGTGATGAATATGGAGTAAAACCTATGAATTGTCCTGCTCACATTCTAATTTACAAATCTAAACCTAGAACCTATCGTGATCTTCCAATCAGATTTTCAGAGTTTGGCCATGTATATAGGTGGGAAAAGAAAGGAGAATTATATGGGTTACTGAGAGTTAGAGGTTTCGTCCAAGACGATGGTCACATTTTCCTTAGGGAAGATCAACTAAGGGAAGAAATTAAGATGCTTATTTCTAAGACAGTGGAAGTTTGGCACAAGTTCGGCTTCAAAGATGACGATATTAAGCCTTATTTGAGTACAAGGCCGGATGAGAGTATAGGTTCTGATGAACTGTGGGAAAAAGCTACTAACGCGCTGATTTCCGCGTTGCAAGAATCGGGCTTAAAATTCGGTATTAAGGAAAAAGAAGGTGCGTTTTATGGGCCTAAAATCGACTTCGAGATAAGGGATAGTCTAGGTAGATGGTGGCAATTATCCACAATACAAGTTGACTTCAACTTACCTGAGAGGTTTAAGTTGGAGTACATTGATAAGGATGGGATAAAGAAGAGGCCAGTAATGGTACATAGAGCAATATATGGATCAATAGATAGATTTGTTGCAATACTACTTGAGCACTTTAAGGGTAAGCTACCAACGTGGTTAAGTTCAGTCCAGGTTAGGGTTTTACCGATAACTGATGAAGTAAATGAATACGCTGAAAAAGTGCTAAACGATATGAGAAAGAGGAGAATAAGAGCAGAGATTGATTATGCAGGTGAGACCTTAAGTAAGAGGATTAAGAACGCATACGATCAAGGAGTTCCATACATATTGATAGTAGGTAAGAAAGAAGCTAGTGAGGGTACAGTAACTGTTAGAGCTAGGGGTAACATTGAAGTGAGGAACGTTAAGTTTGAAAAGTTCCTAGAGTTATTGATTACCGAGATTGCGCAAAGGGATGTAGAACAAACTACAGTAAAAGCGTTAAAATAGTGAATTTTTTATAACAATATATACTATATTAATACTTGTGCTAGTGTATGGGTTGTATAAAAGTCCTCTTGGCTATATAACTGTTGCTAAGGACGATAAGGGATTTATTATGTTGGATTTCTGTGACTGTGTGGAAGGAAATTCAAGAGACGATAGTAGTTTTACTGAATTCTTCCATAAGCTAGATCTCTACTTTGAGGGTAAGCCAATAAACTTAAGGGAGCCTATTAACCTAAAGACCTATCCTTTTAGATTATCAGTATTTAAGGAAGTAATGAAGATCCCCTGGGGAAAAGTTATGCCGTATAAACAGATAGCAGATTCACTGGGAACTTCTCCAAGAGCTGTTGGTATGGCTTTATCTAAAAATCCCATTCTTTTAATCATACCATGCCACCGAGTAATAGCTGAAAATGGTATTGGAGGATACTCCAGAGGAGTAAAGTTGAAGAGAGCCTTATTGGAACTAGAGGGAGTCAAAATACCAGAATGATGTGGAAAAATTTAACAATATTAACCAATTAATTTTTAACAAAAAGAGCTTTTATATCGTATTCGAGTTACTTGAGCATTCTCCAAAGTCCGAATAGATAAATCTCTCGTTATCTAAATTATTATATTTTTAGGCTACTTCAATTGTAGATTACATGCATAAAAGTTAACTATCGGCGTTTGATAATATTATTTCGTCAAATGAATATATAAAATCTAATAAAAAGTAATTATTAAATTTAGTCAAAGCTATTAGTCACCTAAACTTAAATAGATTTGCTATTCCATATTATTTTGATAATAGAGTTAATTACTATATTTGGGAAAACATTTAAATACGGTCCCATGGGACTTGGTAGTCGTGAATACATCAATAATTATAGCTGTTATAGTTATATTAATAATAGTAGTAGGAATAGTTGCTTATCTAACGCTAGTACATCATCCTGCCACGATATCTTCTACAACAAGTTCAGTTGAGACAACCTCAACAAGCTTCACTTTAACCTCAACATCTACCACAATCTCAACAAGTTCGACTTCAACATCTTCCACAACTACAACAAGTTCATCTACCACATCTTCCACTACCATTACCACGACACAGTCGGTAACTTTACCTCCTGGGGCTAATATGTTGCCTTATAACCCTAACAATAAGACTGTATTTATCTATCTAGCTGTTACAGCTACTGGTCCAGCATTTAATTATAATGGTACTTCAAATGGGCAGATGAAAATTTACGTTCCTGCAGGATGGAATGTGATGATAATTTTAACGAATGAACAATCCATTCCCCATAATGCGAATATAGTATTAAATGATACTCAAATCCCTAACAATCCCAATATCTCCGCAGATGGTAAAATCTTACTATATGTAGGTGACTCACCATCAAATTTTGCAAATAATGGAATTCTATCTGGTCAGACTGCAGTTGGAATATTAGATAACATTTCAGCTGGTTACTATTGGATTGCGTGTGGAATAACTGGCCACGCTGAAAATGGAATGTGGGCTGATTTAATAGTATCAAACTCTGTCTCAGTCCCATACTTCATAATTTCTTCCTCATCCTCTTCAACCTCAACAACTCATAGCTGGGGCTAAGGGAAAATTTTTTATTTAATATTTTTCTTAAATATCAATATGATTAAAAGGCTAACAATATCCCCTTTATTTTTGATACTCTCCTTGATAGCTTATTATCTCAGTAGAAATGACATACTTCTCTACTCAACATTATCCACAATATTGTTTTGGACATTCATAATTTTAATCTTACCGACTTCTTTCTATAATTACATCAAAGATGGTATTGTAAAATATTGCAAAAAGAAAATATTTTGGTTCACAATAGGATTATATATATCATATCACGTGATTCTCTATTCGTTCTTCTTCTATTTATTGCTTCCTGGCTCTATAAAGAACATAAGTTTTTGGTTCTCGTTTAATGCGGGAATAGGATATTCCATACCGCCCCCAATCACTTACTTTCTTGAATGGGTATCAAATAGTCCTGCAATATGGTTTTTCATAGGTCCTTATGAGGGGGATGTTATACCTTTCTCAACTTTCTTAGGAGTAGTTCTAGCATTATTAATAGGCTTAAATGTTATGAAAATATTGGAATTATGGGGAATTTCAAATAAACTTAGCAAATCAATAGTTTTGATCCCCTCTTTGGGAGTCGTATCTGGCTCATCTTGTTGTGTATTCCTACCAAGTATAGTAATGTACTCTATTGCTCTCTCAATAAGCTCAATTACTGCGACAATACTTTCCATTTTGTCCTCATTCGCGTATTTCATATTAGCCTATTACGCCCTACCAATAGTTTCAGCTATTGTTCTATTTCACAATCTTACCATGCTTAATAGACTAATCAAGAAACTATCATTTACCATGTAGAGTTTTGTAAGTTTATTAATTTATTTGTCATACATTAATACATATGTTCAAAGTAGAGTACCCTAT is a genomic window containing:
- the sucD gene encoding succinate--CoA ligase subunit alpha codes for the protein MNKNTRVIVQGITGREGSFHTQQMLKYGTKIVAGVTPGKGGTQVNSVPVYDTVKDAMKEHEADASIIFVPARYAVDAIYEAVDAGIKLIVTITEHIPVLDMARAIKYARARGARIIGPNCPGIIAPEESLVGILPARAFKKGKIGIVSRSGTLTYEVSELLKNSGMGQSTVIGIGGDPIIGTSTLEVAKMFDQDPETEKIVVIGEIGGTMEERLAEAYKRGEIKKPIIAYIAGMTAPREKRMGHAGAVVYMGMGTFESKIRAFKEAGIPIANTPYDIPKLLLS
- a CDS encoding succinate--CoA ligase subunit beta, encoding MKLYEYEGKSLFKRVGIPVPNGVVTSEPIRWQGKAVVKSQLLEGARGKRGLVRVTEDIYNTILELKKLGVEKFLVEEFVPHEKEIYASVLLDRETAEPMLVLSREGGIDVEQAKDVKKMIIPLERGVRSYDIVEAEKYLGVKGLGQIIQGLYKLFVDYDAELVEINPLALTNDGRILALDSKVILEDNALYRHEDLLKELGRQEVRDSYVELEGDIGIIGNGAGLTMASMDLVKLNGGNPANFLDVGGGANREHVKESVLKVGSNPRVKKIVINIYGGITRCDEVALGIIDALKEVKKPIFVRLLGTNEELGKKILRENGVNVYDDVLKMIGDAVRS
- a CDS encoding endonuclease III domain-containing protein codes for the protein MVRKILDTLLKIFENNKSILKEKGWIVSSETSYEWWDGLKSAEEIIISAILVQMSRWEIVKSKVEEMRSKGLTDFYKLCNTTEQELYDVLKGINFYKTKVKRLINLSKIIINLGSVEKFYNRNLLLSIDGIGEETADSILLFAGHKPNFPPSEYGKRVLSRVLGISIKKKNEVKRLVEENLERNVYEYKLLHAGIVTVGRAFCFIENPKCKDCILKKVCKYYRENSS
- a CDS encoding UDP-N-acetylglucosamine--N-acetylmuramyl-(pentapeptide) pyrophosphoryl-undecaprenol N-acetylglucosamine transferase translates to MTRILIIASGGGHTGFARAIAQYLPEKVDFVIPTNDPYSRQMISQYANKIYEIPKGREPDESSLVLFKRLFSIIVKSASIKKYDLIIATGSNHSIFPSFFQFLKGGKVYGIESQDRLITKGKAIGIISNYAKGVFLHWQEQRKLYEKKGIVVGPIVEKPKYESKDEGYILVTTGSMGFKRLFDAIVKSVIGKRIVIQTGKIDPTIYRNQNVTTFSFDPDLEKWIANASLVITHQGKTAMEAVVMYRKPVIMVYNNDWKSATTLSDAKKYAEILGATFLSDPITWSDYNVLLEAIENANEPNVFDTGTPNLVKHVLSEL
- the thrS gene encoding threonine--tRNA ligase, whose product is MESYKPVWLKGAVILAINLIDKGYKPVAVGLGERDFYIDVKSDTSITLDEVKKAINENVLANVSIENNQIVYKGNKVSIIEDKVSISTNLNPKYFEILNISTHHPNPNEQYVRIRGVAFETEEQLKDYLSWLEKAEETDHRLIGEKLDLFSFHEEAGSGLVLFHPKGQTIRNELIAFMREINDSMGYQEVYTSHVFKTDIWKISGHYTLYRDKLIVFNMEGDEYGVKPMNCPAHILIYKSKPRTYRDLPIRFSEFGHVYRWEKKGELYGLLRVRGFVQDDGHIFLREDQLREEIKMLISKTVEVWHKFGFKDDDIKPYLSTRPDESIGSDELWEKATNALISALQESGLKFGIKEKEGAFYGPKIDFEIRDSLGRWWQLSTIQVDFNLPERFKLEYIDKDGIKKRPVMVHRAIYGSIDRFVAILLEHFKGKLPTWLSSVQVRVLPITDEVNEYAEKVLNDMRKRRIRAEIDYAGETLSKRIKNAYDQGVPYILIVGKKEASEGTVTVRARGNIEVRNVKFEKFLELLITEIAQRDVEQTTVKALK
- a CDS encoding methylated-DNA--[protein]-cysteine S-methyltransferase, with amino-acid sequence MLVYGLYKSPLGYITVAKDDKGFIMLDFCDCVEGNSRDDSSFTEFFHKLDLYFEGKPINLREPINLKTYPFRLSVFKEVMKIPWGKVMPYKQIADSLGTSPRAVGMALSKNPILLIIPCHRVIAENGIGGYSRGVKLKRALLELEGVKIPE
- a CDS encoding sulfocyanin — its product is MGKHLNTVPWDLVVVNTSIIIAVIVILIIVVGIVAYLTLVHHPATISSTTSSVETTSTSFTLTSTSTTISTSSTSTSSTTTTSSSTTSSTTITTTQSVTLPPGANMLPYNPNNKTVFIYLAVTATGPAFNYNGTSNGQMKIYVPAGWNVMIILTNEQSIPHNANIVLNDTQIPNNPNISADGKILLYVGDSPSNFANNGILSGQTAVGILDNISAGYYWIACGITGHAENGMWADLIVSNSVSVPYFIISSSSSSTSTTHSWG